A portion of the Faecalibacterium sp. I3-3-89 genome contains these proteins:
- a CDS encoding CHC2 zinc finger domain-containing protein, producing the protein MMCCPFHGDKHPSMKVDSRFHCFACQADGDVIDFVGRLFQLSPYKAVEKLKEDFGMALADGKVRLAPRRPPTVRQLLLDYYRCLQRWRVRYAPQSPTEELHPCFLEAIKNLDIVEYYLDCSVLPDPQTENELRKYWEELHERLEKEERRLA; encoded by the coding sequence ATGATGTGCTGTCCCTTCCACGGGGATAAACACCCCAGCATGAAGGTGGACAGCCGTTTCCACTGTTTCGCCTGTCAGGCAGATGGCGATGTGATCGATTTTGTCGGCAGACTTTTTCAACTTTCTCCCTATAAGGCTGTGGAAAAGTTGAAGGAGGACTTCGGCATGGCACTTGCCGACGGCAAGGTGCGGCTTGCTCCCCGCAGACCGCCCACCGTCCGGCAGCTGCTGCTGGACTATTACCGCTGTCTGCAGCGTTGGCGGGTCCGATACGCACCGCAGTCACCCACAGAAGAACTTCACCCCTGCTTCCTTGAAGCGATAAAGAACCTTGACATCGTTGAATATTATCTGGACTGTTCGGTGCTCCCGGACCCGCAGACCGAAAACGAACTACGGAAGTATTGGGAGGAATTGCATGAGCGACTGGAAAAAGAGGAACGAAGATTGGCGTGA
- a CDS encoding plasmid mobilization protein, translating to MAEMKSPNVHAKKNRNDMPRKRKTHIIKVRVTAEEKLRIAYACKELHLTQSELVRRVLYGVNVKHTVVVAQGGEDALAALAALSAQCSKVGSNLNQLARHFNSGGKDTEQLRAQILEELSALTNFRLKAEETVGELYGNHQAFKLEEL from the coding sequence ATGGCTGAAATGAAAAGTCCGAACGTACACGCAAAGAAGAACCGCAATGACATGCCGCGAAAACGAAAGACACACATCATCAAAGTCCGAGTGACCGCAGAAGAAAAGCTGCGGATCGCATACGCCTGCAAAGAACTCCACCTCACCCAGTCCGAACTCGTCCGCCGTGTCCTGTACGGCGTGAACGTCAAGCACACCGTCGTGGTGGCGCAGGGCGGCGAGGACGCACTGGCGGCGCTTGCCGCCTTGTCTGCCCAGTGCAGCAAGGTGGGAAGCAACCTCAACCAGCTTGCACGGCACTTCAACTCCGGCGGCAAAGACACCGAGCAGCTCCGGGCGCAGATTCTGGAGGAACTGTCCGCACTCACGAACTTTCGGCTGAAAGCCGAAGAAACGGTTGGTGAACTGTATGGCAACCATCAAGCATTTAAGCTCGAAGAACTCTAA
- a CDS encoding relaxase/mobilization nuclease domain-containing protein yields MATIKHLSSKNSNYAATESYLTFQHNEYTGLPILDEKGRPKLRDSYLLDTLECGESSFAMACLIANRKYGKNGGREDVKTHHYIVSFDPKDAVENGLTMERAQALGLQFCKDNFPGHPAIVCTHPDGHNSAGNIHVHIVIGSLRVRTVERQPFMDKPCDWEVGKKHRCTSAMLRHLRVAVMEMCEQADLNQINLLEAQGDHVSEREYWAQRRGQRRLDHANAKLAAEGQQPTQTVYQTELDKLRKQIYAVLNKTTTFEEFSALLMQEHGIAVKESRGRLSYCPPGRTKFITAKKLSKKLEKEQVLTALSQNIQLAAIIQPASEQKPDKIRKLVDIQANVAAGKGIGYERWAKKFNLKRWSQTLCLLQEKKLLSEDALHQRIAELQTQHDDALAVVKDLDARMVSLKELRGHLVVYRQYKPLAQKLQTVRNPAKFKEQHRAEFAVYEAACAYFKANGLRTLPDLKKLDAEYQTLSSEKNGFYTRYKKAQIELRELRTAQQNVEAFFRKEERSHAVPQQEVK; encoded by the coding sequence ATGGCAACCATCAAGCATTTAAGCTCGAAGAACTCTAACTATGCCGCCACCGAAAGCTATCTCACCTTTCAGCACAACGAATACACCGGTCTGCCCATTCTGGACGAGAAGGGCAGACCCAAGCTGCGGGATTCGTACCTGCTCGACACCCTTGAGTGCGGCGAATCTTCGTTCGCTATGGCCTGCCTGATTGCCAACCGCAAGTACGGCAAGAACGGCGGGCGGGAGGACGTGAAGACCCATCACTACATTGTGAGCTTCGACCCGAAGGACGCAGTAGAGAACGGTCTGACCATGGAGCGGGCGCAAGCCCTTGGCTTGCAGTTCTGCAAGGACAACTTCCCCGGTCATCCCGCCATCGTCTGCACCCACCCGGACGGTCACAACAGTGCCGGGAACATCCACGTCCACATCGTCATCGGCAGCTTGCGTGTCCGCACCGTGGAACGGCAGCCCTTCATGGACAAGCCGTGCGACTGGGAAGTGGGCAAGAAGCACCGCTGCACCTCTGCCATGCTCCGGCACCTCCGTGTCGCTGTCATGGAAATGTGCGAACAAGCCGACCTGAACCAGATCAATCTGCTGGAAGCCCAAGGCGACCATGTTTCGGAGCGCGAGTATTGGGCACAGCGGCGCGGACAACGCCGCCTCGACCATGCCAACGCCAAACTTGCCGCCGAAGGGCAGCAGCCCACCCAGACCGTCTATCAGACCGAACTGGACAAGCTGCGAAAGCAGATCTACGCTGTGCTGAACAAGACCACCACCTTCGAGGAATTTTCTGCATTGCTCATGCAGGAACACGGCATCGCCGTGAAGGAGAGCCGAGGCCGGTTGAGCTACTGCCCACCCGGCCGGACAAAGTTCATCACCGCCAAGAAACTGAGCAAGAAGCTGGAAAAAGAGCAGGTGCTGACCGCCCTCTCCCAGAACATCCAGCTTGCCGCCATCATCCAGCCCGCCAGCGAACAGAAGCCGGATAAGATCAGGAAACTGGTTGACATTCAGGCGAACGTTGCTGCGGGCAAGGGCATCGGCTATGAGCGTTGGGCGAAAAAGTTCAACCTCAAACGCTGGTCGCAGACCCTGTGTCTCCTGCAGGAGAAGAAGCTGCTCAGCGAAGATGCCTTGCACCAGCGCATTGCCGAACTGCAAACCCAGCACGACGATGCACTGGCGGTGGTCAAAGACCTGGATGCCCGCATGGTCTCCCTCAAGGAGCTGCGCGGGCATCTTGTGGTCTATCGGCAGTACAAGCCCCTTGCACAGAAGCTCCAGACTGTGCGGAATCCCGCCAAGTTCAAGGAGCAGCACCGTGCAGAGTTTGCTGTGTACGAGGCCGCTTGCGCCTATTTCAAGGCCAATGGGCTCAGGACGCTGCCGGACCTCAAAAAGCTGGATGCCGAATACCAGACCCTTTCCTCGGAGAAAAACGGGTTCTACACCCGCTACAAGAAAGCGCAGATCGAACTGCGTGAACTCCGCACCGCACAACAGAACGTGGAAGCCTTCTTCCGCAAGGAGGAGCGCAGCCACGCCGTACCGCAGCAGGAGGTCAAATGA
- a CDS encoding DNA primase family protein translates to MSDWKKRNEDWRDEDELEEEEECECPWVDSKGKVRETAYCQYLLEKHPMMCLKQKLFDQNGEVDEDALLYEVHSDLRDFVLDNLAKKEKQVLDALRIETYTPEWKPQLDRIHLQNGTYFLDERGFVPEKELCLNRLPVEYQPDAPAPTKWLEFLDGLLIPEDILTLQEYLGYLLIPSTKAQKMLIMTGKGGEGKSRIGLLLKKLFGEASHSESILRIETNRFASANLEYKLVMVDDDLNMVALPETRNIKSIVTAEDRLCIERKNKQAVQGLLYVRFICFGNGNLVAAHDDSDGFWRRQILITVKDRDPARVDNPFLIEELSEERPGILLWMLEGLHRLLANRYQFTISERSIQNLEAAMADSDNLTQFMQATAYVRFKPDTEERSTYLYRAYTKWCEDNLESPVPQKKFSQFLLKNAGKYGLTFSKHIEGKYRGFRGVCVHPAFAAA, encoded by the coding sequence ATGAGCGACTGGAAAAAGAGGAACGAAGATTGGCGTGATGAGGACGAACTGGAAGAAGAGGAAGAATGCGAATGCCCTTGGGTAGACAGCAAGGGCAAAGTGCGTGAAACCGCTTACTGCCAGTACCTTTTAGAGAAGCACCCCATGATGTGCCTGAAACAGAAGCTGTTTGACCAGAACGGCGAGGTAGACGAGGACGCATTGCTCTACGAAGTCCACAGCGACCTCCGTGACTTTGTGCTCGACAACCTTGCCAAGAAGGAGAAGCAGGTTCTGGACGCACTCCGTATCGAAACCTATACCCCTGAATGGAAACCCCAGCTTGACCGCATCCATCTCCAGAACGGAACCTACTTTCTGGACGAGCGGGGATTTGTGCCGGAAAAGGAACTCTGCCTGAACCGGCTCCCCGTGGAATACCAGCCCGATGCCCCCGCACCGACCAAGTGGCTGGAATTTCTGGACGGTCTGCTCATCCCGGAGGACATTCTGACCTTGCAGGAATATCTCGGCTATCTTCTGATCCCGTCTACCAAGGCGCAGAAGATGCTGATCATGACCGGCAAGGGCGGCGAGGGAAAATCCCGCATCGGCTTGCTGCTGAAGAAGCTGTTCGGGGAAGCCTCTCACTCCGAATCCATCCTCCGCATCGAAACGAACCGCTTTGCCAGTGCAAATCTGGAGTACAAGCTGGTCATGGTCGATGACGACCTGAACATGGTGGCTTTGCCCGAAACCCGGAACATCAAGTCCATTGTCACCGCCGAAGACCGTTTGTGCATCGAGCGGAAAAACAAGCAGGCTGTCCAAGGCTTGCTGTACGTTCGTTTCATCTGCTTCGGCAATGGCAACCTTGTGGCTGCTCACGATGACAGCGACGGCTTCTGGCGCAGGCAGATCCTCATCACGGTGAAAGACCGTGACCCTGCCCGGGTGGATAACCCCTTCCTCATCGAAGAGTTGTCCGAGGAGCGTCCCGGCATCCTGCTGTGGATGCTGGAGGGGCTGCACCGTCTGCTGGCGAACCGCTATCAGTTTACCATCAGCGAGCGCTCCATCCAGAACCTCGAAGCAGCCATGGCGGACAGCGACAACCTGACCCAGTTCATGCAGGCAACGGCGTATGTCCGTTTCAAGCCCGACACCGAGGAACGCTCCACCTATCTCTACCGCGCCTACACCAAGTGGTGCGAGGATAATCTGGAATCGCCTGTTCCGCAAAAGAAGTTCAGCCAGTTCCTGCTGAAAAATGCGGGGAAGTATGGCCTGACCTTTTCCAAGCACATCGAGGGGAAGTACCGCGGCTTCCGGGGCGTATGCGTCCACCCCGCCTTTGCTGCGGCATAA